From the genome of Vicia villosa cultivar HV-30 ecotype Madison, WI linkage group LG2, Vvil1.0, whole genome shotgun sequence, one region includes:
- the LOC131647508 gene encoding uncharacterized protein LOC131647508 produces MRHKQESRRTMEKNEEAEVTSERATTFYHYHPCSLLQKFLGTFFKCLGFEIETNKKEHELKSHSDHTEEDLETEENKTRNEHESSQNECSTSTTQSFFMRTLIVRRGGPRRSDLSKGSGPGIN; encoded by the exons ATGAGACACAAACAAGAGTCAAGAAGAACAATGGAAAAGAATGAAGAGGCAGAGGTTACAAGTGAGAGGGCTACCACTTTTTATCATTATCATCCATGTTCTCTACTCCAAAAATTCCTTGGAACTTTCTTCAAATGTTTAGGCTTTGAAATTGAAACCAACAAAAAAGAACATGAGCTAAAATCTCATTCAGATCATACAGAAGAGGATCTTGAAACTGaggaaaacaaaacaagaaatgAACATGAAAGTTCCCAAAATGAATGTTCAACAAGTACCACTCAAAGTTTT TTTATGAGAACTTTGATAGTTAGGCGTGGTGGACCAAGAAGATCAGATCTTAGTAAAGGTTCAGGTCCTGggattaattaa
- the LOC131653065 gene encoding UDP-glycosyltransferase 74G1-like, which produces MDKERKNHVPHCLILPYPAQGHMNPMIQFSKRLIQKQVKITLITVTSLWKTISNKNLSSIEVESISDGYDEGGLSAAETLEVYKETFWRVGSESLSELLHKLSTSENPPNCVIFDAFLPWALDVAKSFGLLGVAFFTQSCSVNSIYFQSHEKVIELPLSKSEYLLPGLPKLAPRDLPSFLYKYGSYPGYFDIVVNQFYNIGKADWVLANSIYELENEVVDWLVKIWPLKTIGPSIPSMILDKRLKEDKEYGINLSDPNTEYCIKWLNDKPKGSVVYVSFGSMAGLSEDQTHELAYGLKDSDTFYLWVVRDCDQSNLPKGFEKTSQKGLIVTWSPQLLVLTHEAVGCFVTHCGWNSTLEALSIGVPLIAMPLWTDQVTNAKLIADVWKIGVRAVADEKEIVRSGTIRDCIKEIIETEKGSEIKKSALKWKDLAKSSFDEGGRSDKNIEEFVNALAQF; this is translated from the exons ATGGATAAGGAAAGAAAAAACCATGTGCCTCACTGTTTGATCTTACCCTATCCAGCACAAGGTCACATGAATCCTATGATTCAATTCTCAAAACGCTTAATACAAAAACAAGTTAAGATAACCCTTATAACCGTCACTTCTCTTTGGAAAACTATTAGCAACAAAAACCTATCTTCAATTGAAGTTGAAAGCATCTCAGATGGATATGATGAAGGAGGCTTATCAGCAGCAGAGACCTTAGAGGTTTACAAAGAAACCTTTTGGAGAGTTGGATCAGAATCACTTTCTGAGCTTCTTCATAAACTTTCCACCTCAGAAAATCCACCAAATTGTGTTATCTTTGATGCTTTCTTGCCTTGGGCTCTTGATGTTGCTAAGAGTTTTGGGCTACTTGGTGTGGCTTTTTTCACTCAATCTTGTTCTGTTAATAGTATATATTTTCAGAGTCATGAGAAGGTTATTGAGTTGCCACTTTCAAAATCTGAGTATTTGTTGCCTGGATTGCCTAAACTTGCTCCAAGGGATTTGCCTTCTTTTTTGTATAAGTATGGATCTTATCCCGGTTATTTTGACATAGTGGTGAATCAGTTTTACAATATTGGTAAAGCTGATTGGGTTCTTGCAAACTCAATCTATGAACTCGAAAATGAG gTGGTGGATTGGTTAGTGAAGATATGGCCATTGAAGACAATAGGACCATCAATACCATCTATGATATTAGATAAAAGACTCAAAGAAGACAAAGAATATGGCATTAACCTCTCAGATCCAAACACAGAATATTGCATCAAATGGCTTAATGACAAACCAAAAGGTTCAGTTGTTTATGTCTCATTTGGAAGCATGGCTGGTCTAAGTGAAGACCAAACACATGAACTAGCTTATGGATTAAAAGACAGTGACACTTTTTACTTATGGGTTGTTAGAGATTGTGATCAAAGTAACCTtccaaaaggttttgaaaaaacaTCACAAAAAGGTTTAATAGTAACATGGTCTCCACAACTACTAGTATTAACACATGAAGCTGTTGGATGTTTCGTGACACATTGTGGTTGGAATTCGACTTTGGAAGCTTTAAGCATTGGTGTTCCATTGATTGCTATGCCACTTTGGACTGATCAAGTCACCAATGCGAAACTTATTGCCGATGTTTGGAAAATTGGAGTTAGAGCTGTTGCTGATGAGAAAGAGATTGTTAGAAGTGGAACTATTAGGGAttgtataaaagaaattattgAGACTGAAAAAGGAAGTGAAATAAAGAAAAGTGCTTTGAAATGGAAGGATCTGGCTAAGAGTTCTTTTGATGAAGGTGGAAGatctgataaaaatattgaagaatTTGTGAATGCTTTGGCTCAATTTTGA
- the LOC131653064 gene encoding mogroside IE synthase-like, translating to MEKETKTKTPHCLVIPYPTQGHINPMLQFSKRLLQKGTKITLVNTISNSKTISTINLNKSFQFETISDGFDHGGLTSAKNIETYIDTFRRTGSQTLDQLLHKLASTDNPVDCVIHDAFLPWIVDVAKKFQLPVAVFLTQACCVNSINFHAFKRWLDLPLLETEIVLPGLPKLDASDLPSFLYQYGTHPGYFDLLTNQFSMIDQADWVLANTFYELEQEVVEWLMKIWPLKTIGPCVPSMFLDKRLKDDNEYGGSIFTTNSESCIKWLDTKPKGSVVYVSFGSRASLSEDQIHELACGLKNCGRYFIWIVRETEKGKLPKGFLELSEKGLIVTWCQQLEVLEHEAVGCFVTHCGWNSTLEALSLGVPVIAMPIWTDQITNAKFFVDVWKIGVKGVADEKGIVRRETLEDCIKEMMETEKGNEMKKNAMKWKSAARNCVDEGGSSDENIADFVKELTLRGRV from the exons ATGGAGAAagaaaccaaaaccaaaaccccTCACTGTTTAGTAATTCCATATCCAACACAAGGCCACATAAACCCAATGCTTCAATTCTCAAAACGTTTACTCCAAAAAGGAACAAAAATCACACTAGTAAACACCATATCCAATTCCAAAACCATCTCAACCATAAACCTCAACAAGTCCTTCCAATTCGAAACCATCTCAGATGGTTTCGATCACGGAGGACTTACCTCCGCGAAAAACATCGAGACTTACATCGATACCTTTCGTCGAACTGGATCACAGACTCTTGATCAACTTCTTCACAAGTTAGCATCAACAGACAATCCTGTTGATTGTGTTATTCATGATGCTTTCTTGCCTTGGATTGTTGATGTTGCTAAGAAGTTTCAACTACCTGTTGCTGTTTTTCTAACTCAGGCTTGTTGTGTTAATAGTATAAACTTTCATGCTTTTAAGAGATGGTTGGATTTACCTTTGTTGGAGACAGAAATTGTGTTGCCTGGATTGCCTAAGCTTGATGCTTCTGATTTGCCTTCTTTTTTGTATCAATATGGAACTCATCCAGGATATTTTGATCTTCTTACAAACCAGTTTTCAATGATTGACCAAGCTGATTGGGTTCTTGCCAACACTTTCTATGAATTGGAGCAAGAG GTAGTGGAATGGTTGATGAAGATTTGGCCATTAAAGACTATAGGACCATGTGTTCCATCTATGTTTTTAGATAAAAGGCTCAAAGATGATAATGAATATGGAGGTAGCATCTTCACTACAAATTCTGAATCTTGCATCAAATGGTTAGATACAAAACCAAAAGGTTCAGTTGTGTATGTATCTTTTGGAAGCAGGGCTAGTCTCAGTGAGGACCAAATTCATGAGCTAGCTTGTGGTTTGAAAAATTGCGGAAGATATTTCATATGGATTGTTAGAGAAACTGAGAAGGGTAAGCTTCCAAAAGGTTTCTTGGAGTTATCAGAGAAAGGTTTAATAGTGACATGGTGTCAACAACTAGAAGTGTTGGAACATGAAGCTGTTGGATGTTTTGTGACACATTGTGGTTGGAATTCAACATTGGAAGCATTGAGTTTAGGAGTTCCTGTTATTGCTATGCCAATATGGACAGATCAAATTACAAACGCGAAGTTTTTTGTTGATGTATGGAAAATTGGAGTCAAAGGTGTTGCGGATGAGAAAGGGATAGTTAGAAGAGAAACACTTGAGGATTGTATAAAGGAAATGATGGAGACTGAAAAGGGAAATGAAATGAAGAAGAATGCTATGAAATGGAAGAGTGCGGCTAGGAATTGTGTTGACGAAGGTGGAAGTTCGGATGAAAATATTGCAGATTTTGTGAAAGAATTGACTCTAAGAGGGAGGGTTTAA